A genomic stretch from Coregonus clupeaformis isolate EN_2021a chromosome 23, ASM2061545v1, whole genome shotgun sequence includes:
- the LOC121536918 gene encoding apolipoprotein A-I: protein MKVLVVLALAVFTGCSANGLWQDQSQQQLDMVKDAFWDYVAKATLTAEDTLQKIRQSEVAQEVNTMVSESADAVNQYTVAMRGQVTPLTQDLLAKLSQEAEQLKARLEKDLSTMTAKLQPYSDEWNADIQRQVEELKRDMTTYAEALDSDALKATLLQKSEEMKGSLEKSVQQLQAQLGPYTEELKQKMDQNLEEFKKSMIPLTQSFQTQLTQRTQELQQNLAPYGEELKKLDPLAQDLKTQLAALWDSFTKKIQ from the exons ATGAAGGTCTTAGTGGTGCTTGCTCTTGCTGTTTTCACTG GGTGCAGTGCCAATGGTCTGTGGCAGGACCAGTCTCAGCAACAGCTGGACATGGTGAAAGATGCATTCTGGGACTACGTCGCCAAGGCAACACTCACAGCTGAGGACACCCTGCAGAAGATCCGACAGTCAGAGGTGGCACAAGAAGTCAA cACCATGGTCTCTGAGAGTGCTGATGCTGTGAACCAGTACACCGTGGCCATGCGTGGTCAGGTGACTCCTCTGACTCAGGACCTGCTGGCAAAGCTTTCCCAGGAGGCCGAGCAGCTGAAGGCTCGCCTGGAGAAGGATCTGAGCACCATGACAGCCAAGCTGCAGCCCTACTCTGACGAGTGGAACGCAGATATCCAGAGGCAGGTGGAGGAGCTGAAAAGGGACATGACCACCTACGCAGAGGCCCTGGACTCTGATGCCCTAAAGGCCACTCTACTCCAGAAGAGCGAGGAGATGAAGGGAAGCCTGGAGAAGAGTGTGCAGCAGCTGCAGGCCCAGCTGGGCCCCTACACTGAGGAGCTGAAGCAGAAAATGGACCAGAACCTGGAAGAGTTCAAAAAGAGCATGATTCCCCTGACCCAGAGCTTCCAGACCCAGCTGACCCAGAGAACCCAGGAGCTCCAGCAGAACCTGGCCCCCTATGGAGAGGAGCTGAAGAAGCTGGACCCATTGGCCCAGGATCTGAAGACCCAACTGGCTGCTCTCTGGGACTCCTTCACCAAGAAGATCCAGTAA